The following are from one region of the Prochlorococcus marinus str. SB genome:
- a CDS encoding PIN/TRAM domain-containing protein, with protein MTDILVLILFVLSGAASGWLGVDLLPVDILKQVSNVEGFRIVLAIIGFFVGLAAGFVFLQLRKTFLDQIRTMPTDLLISRSVGLILGLLVANLLLAPILLIPFPREVFFAKPLAAILSNIFFGVLGYKLADTHGRTLLRLFNPNNTDAYLINEGILPAASPKILDTSVIIDGRINGLLSCGLLEGQLIVAQSVIDELQTLADSSSNEKRSKGRRGLKLLKELRDLYGRRLVINPTKYEGNGVDEKLLKITEDMTGTLITADYNLSQIAEVKELKVMNLSDLVIALRPEVQPGESLNIKIVREGKEKMQGIGYLDDGTMVVIDEAKNFVGSRLDIVITGALQTPTGRMVFGKLINNPESNKSFKSPATQG; from the coding sequence ATGACAGATATCTTAGTATTAATTTTATTTGTATTGTCTGGGGCTGCTTCAGGGTGGCTTGGTGTTGATTTATTGCCAGTAGACATACTTAAACAGGTATCTAATGTAGAAGGTTTTAGAATTGTTTTAGCAATAATTGGCTTTTTTGTAGGTTTAGCAGCAGGTTTTGTATTCCTTCAACTTAGAAAGACTTTTCTTGATCAAATAAGAACAATGCCTACGGACTTACTAATAAGTAGGTCAGTTGGATTAATTTTAGGATTACTTGTTGCTAATCTCCTACTAGCTCCAATACTATTAATACCCTTCCCTAGAGAAGTTTTTTTCGCAAAACCATTAGCAGCAATATTAAGTAACATTTTCTTTGGAGTGCTTGGTTATAAGTTGGCAGATACCCATGGGAGGACATTATTGAGATTATTCAATCCAAATAACACTGATGCATATCTAATCAATGAAGGAATTCTCCCTGCTGCAAGTCCAAAAATTTTAGATACTAGCGTAATTATTGATGGAAGAATCAATGGTCTATTAAGTTGCGGCTTATTGGAGGGACAATTAATTGTTGCTCAAAGTGTAATTGATGAATTACAAACTTTAGCTGACTCAAGCAGTAATGAAAAAAGGTCGAAAGGCAGAAGAGGTCTCAAGTTATTAAAAGAATTAAGAGATTTATATGGTAGAAGACTTGTAATAAACCCAACAAAGTATGAAGGTAATGGGGTAGATGAAAAACTCCTTAAAATTACTGAGGATATGACAGGAACTTTAATTACGGCTGATTATAATCTTTCTCAGATCGCTGAAGTTAAAGAATTAAAAGTTATGAATTTGAGTGATTTGGTTATTGCTTTAAGGCCAGAAGTACAACCAGGAGAGTCACTTAATATAAAAATCGTGAGAGAAGGCAAAGAAAAAATGCAAGGTATTGGATATTTAGATGACGGCACAATGGTTGTTATTGATGAGGCAAAGAATTTTGTTGGAAGCAGATTAGATATTGTCATCACAGGAGCATTACAAACTCCTACTGGAAGAATGGTCTTTGGAAAACTAATAAATAATCCTGAGTCAAACAAATCTTTTAAATCACCAGCGACACAGGGCTAA
- the hemW gene encoding radical SAM family heme chaperone HemW, giving the protein MNKFPKSAYVHIPFCHRRCFYCDFAVIPLGNEVETLKGYGSKTVNEYLQFLYKEILSIKHKSPLSTIYIGGGTPSILDPAQIKELVDLFKENYGIDYGAEITMEVDPASFTEDDLFGFINAGINRFSLGVQSFNNQILQKSGRRHLKEDAEKSCLWLKREYDSGLIKSWSLDLIQNLPLSGFKEWQDDLKKAITFSPPHLSIYDLNIENGTVFKKLINLGKLKLPSDEEAFRNSESTHLILKKSGYSRYEISNYCLPRHQSRHNRVYWSGLGWWSFGQGSTSSPWGEKFTRPRVSKEYKEWVTKQDEFNLDSSLTNKEFVYKELDEKIMLGLRLKEGVDIKKVFKEQNWENKKFESNLSKLFEEWEKFLESGLLVRKGNRFFLSEPNGMELSNQVLVSMFKWWDEIN; this is encoded by the coding sequence ATGAATAAGTTTCCAAAAAGTGCTTATGTGCACATTCCTTTTTGCCACAGAAGGTGTTTTTATTGTGATTTTGCAGTTATTCCACTAGGAAACGAAGTTGAAACTTTAAAAGGTTATGGAAGCAAAACAGTTAATGAGTATTTGCAATTTTTATATAAAGAAATATTGTCGATTAAGCATAAATCACCTCTATCGACAATTTATATAGGAGGTGGAACTCCATCAATTTTAGATCCTGCTCAAATCAAAGAATTAGTTGATCTTTTTAAAGAAAATTATGGAATTGACTATGGTGCTGAAATCACTATGGAGGTTGATCCAGCAAGTTTTACTGAAGATGATCTTTTCGGATTCATAAATGCTGGGATAAATAGATTTAGTCTTGGAGTACAAAGTTTTAATAATCAGATACTTCAAAAGTCGGGAAGGCGTCATTTGAAAGAAGATGCAGAGAAATCTTGTTTATGGTTGAAGAGAGAATATGATTCTGGGTTAATAAAAAGCTGGAGTTTAGACTTAATTCAAAACTTGCCACTAAGTGGATTTAAAGAATGGCAAGATGATTTAAAAAAAGCAATTACATTTTCACCACCTCATCTATCTATTTACGATTTAAATATTGAAAATGGCACTGTTTTTAAAAAATTAATTAATTTAGGCAAATTAAAACTCCCAAGTGATGAAGAAGCTTTTAGGAATAGTGAATCAACCCATTTAATTTTAAAAAAATCAGGGTATTCAAGATATGAAATCTCAAACTATTGCCTTCCTCGACATCAGTCGAGACATAATAGAGTTTATTGGAGTGGTTTAGGCTGGTGGAGTTTTGGTCAAGGTTCCACTAGTTCACCTTGGGGGGAAAAGTTTACTCGACCAAGAGTTAGTAAGGAATATAAAGAATGGGTAACTAAACAAGACGAATTTAATTTAGATTCATCCTTAACTAATAAGGAGTTTGTTTATAAAGAACTTGATGAGAAAATAATGTTGGGATTAAGACTCAAAGAGGGTGTAGATATCAAAAAAGTGTTTAAAGAACAAAACTGGGAAAACAAAAAATTTGAAAGCAACTTAAGTAAATTGTTTGAAGAATGGGAAAAATTTCTTGAAAGTGGACTTCTTGTAAGAAAGGGGAATAGATTCTTTTTAAGTGAGCCTAATGGCATGGAACTTAGTAATCAAGTTCTTGTTTCTATGTTTAAGTGGTGGGATGAGATTAACTAA